DNA sequence from the Pseudomonas tritici genome:
AAGGTATGCACCAGGTAACGCGCCCACACCACCATCACGACGGGGTAGAACCCCGCCAAGTATTTGGACAAGGCGTCGTGGCTGGAGAACAGGAACGTCGCCAGCACAATCAGCAGGATGCCCTTGAAAGGATGGTTGACGCCGGATAGAGGAGTACTGACGGTCATTGAATTCTCTTGCGTGACGGGCTGAACACGGAGCACTGAATGAAATAGCGCTCAACCCGGTAATCTAGCAGCCGGGCCGGAGTCTGCCCCAAGAGCATAACCAAACACCGTGCGAACAGCGCACTAAATCACGGGATTCGAGTCCAACGCTGCACGTTGATTGCCGTGTTGCACACTTTTTAACCAAGGCCCTGCCGCTATGAAAAAAACCCTCTTTGTTCTGTCTGCCCTTGCCCTGCTCACCGCTTGCAATCAGGAAGCGAAGGAAGCACCCAAACCTGCCCCGGCTTCGGTGCAGGCCACCCTGGTGCCAGAGACCCCGCCCACCGACAAATGGGTCGGCAAGTGGATCGGCGTCGAAGGCCTCAACCTGACCATCGCCAAGGACGACAGCATTGGCCGTGGTCATTACATCCTCACCATGCAATACGGCCTGGACGCCGATGACTCGGGCACCTTCAAGGGTGAAGCCGCCGAAGACGGCATCGCCTTCACCCGCCCCGACGGTCCACAGCTATTGCGGGCTGGCGACGGTGCCGCCACCGGGCTGAAATGGCTCGCGGATAAAAAGGACTGCCTGATTGTCGATACCGGCGAAGGCTATTGCCGCTAATAACGACCATAATCAAACACTGTCATCACCCAGAGGATTGCCCACATGCTATGGAAAAAAGGCCGACGCAGCGACAACGTGGTGGATGCCCGCAGTGACGGCGGCGGCGGTGGGGGCGGCAT
Encoded proteins:
- a CDS encoding membrane lipoprotein lipid attachment site-containing protein, with protein sequence MKKTLFVLSALALLTACNQEAKEAPKPAPASVQATLVPETPPTDKWVGKWIGVEGLNLTIAKDDSIGRGHYILTMQYGLDADDSGTFKGEAAEDGIAFTRPDGPQLLRAGDGAATGLKWLADKKDCLIVDTGEGYCR